The Carassius carassius chromosome 2, fCarCar2.1, whole genome shotgun sequence genome has a segment encoding these proteins:
- the LOC132105433 gene encoding amyloid-beta A4 precursor protein-binding family A member 2-like isoform X3: protein MATEPHTSAPRSCPAPYPDPVHPEEEYEERQDPEVSQHSYHNQEEADLTDSRPATPTTPDHAHRDYHSHPDSLDGDSSSDYVNNTSDEEEDDFDEGLPEEDEGVTYYIRYCPEDDSYLEGMNCNEPEYGHPDGHVKTFPDTDECQERVEEWVEGEADAHGDDGEVRCEVLEQDCDEQLYDGRPEPVLDHHHHQHSPEPHQEQIPPSGEDQEVQDVEGCEGYCPDQEEVLQVGQDRGGYAGDYYATEDNGNSVRVSPYRGHKSTDGETGEEAEEDIDQIVAEIKMSMSMGSLSSGTDQSPEELALDPAPSAYQPETRSKPEPAPTPAPAPAPAPVPSPYPQPHRHDGRPKSLNIPPARHNPELQRNFKVRPHTPEERQRWTQDHVREQVSNSAEQPKKQQRSDLNGSLENNNVPESTKKTASFPSFVDVPGPCEPEDLIDGIIFAANYLGSTQLLSERNPSKNIRMMQAQEAVSRVKQNPEGDAQTLTEVDLFISTQRIKVLNADTQETMMDNALRTISYIADIGNIVVLMARRRMPRTASQDCIETTPGAHEAKKQYKMICHVFESEDAQLIAQSIGQAFSVAYQEFLRANGINPEDLSQKEYSDIINTQEMYNDDLIHFSNSDNCKELQLEKQKGEILGIVIVESGWGSILPTVILANMMNGGPAARSGKLSIGDQIMSINNTSLVGLPLATCQGIIKGLKNQVQVKLNIVSCPPVTTVLIKRPDLKYQLGFSVQNGIICSLMRGGIAERGGVRVGHRIIEINGQSVVATAHEKIVQALSNSVGEIHMKTMPAAMFRLLTGQETPMYI from the exons ATGGCCACAGAGCCTCACACTTCAGCTCCACGCTCCTGCCCAGCCCCGTATCCCGACCCTGTGCACCCTGAGGAGGAGTATGAAGAGCGCCAGGACCCTGAGGTATCCCAACACTCCTACCACAACCAAGAGGAGGCAGATTTGACGGACAGCCGACCAGCCACGCCCACCACTCCAGACCACGCCCACAGAGACTACCACAGCCACCCAGACAGTCTGGATGGAGACTCTAGCTCAGACTATGTCAACAATACATCtgatgaagaagaggatgatTTTGATGAAGGGCTGCCGGAGGAGGATGAAGGTGTGACGTATTATATCCGCTATTGTCCTGAGGATGACAGCTACCTGGAGGGAATGAACTGTAATGAGCCTGAGTACGGACACCCGGACGGTCACGTGAAGACATTTCCGGACACGGATGAGTGCCAGGAAAGGGTTGAGGAATGGGTGGAGGGAGAGGCCGATGCACATGGTGATGATGGAGAAGTGCGTTGTGAAGTACTCGAGCAGGACTGTGACGAGCAGCTGTATGACGGCAGACCCGAGCCTGTCCTcgatcaccaccaccaccaacactCTCCAGAACCCCACCAGGAACAGATTCCGCCCTCCGGTGAAGATCAAGAAGTGCAGGATGTTGAAGGATGTGAGGGCTACTGCCCTGATCAGGAAGAAGTACTGCAGGTGGGGCAAGACAGAGGTGGTTACGCAGGAGACTACTATGCCACAGAGGACAATGGAAACTCTGTACGTGTGTCACCATACAGGGGGCATAAGAGCACAGATGGAGAGACCGGAGAGGAGGCAGAGGAGGATATTGATCAGATAGTAGCTGAGATTAAGATGAGCATGAGTATGGGCAGTCTTAGCAGTGGTACTGATCAGAGTCCAGAGGAATTGGCACTTGATCCAGCACCAAGTGCCTACCAGCCAGAGACACGCTCCAAACCCGAGCCTGCCCCTACCCCTGCCCCTGCCCCAGCCCCAGCTCCAGTCCCTTCCCCATACCCTCAGCCACACCGTCATGACGGCAGACCCAAATCCCTCAACATTCCCCCTGCCAGACACAATCCTGAGCTCCAGAGGAACTTTAAGGTACGACCTCACACACCAGAGGAGAGACAGAGATGGACGCAGGACCACGTGAGAGAGCAG GTGTCTAACAGTGCAGAACAGCCAAAGAAGCAGCAGCGGTCTGATCTCAATGGATCACTGGAGAACAACAATGTCCCTGAG TCAACAAAGAAGACGGCCTCATTTCCCAGCTTCGTGGATG TGCCGGGCCCCTGTGAGCCTGAGGACCTCATTGATGGGATTATCTTCGCCGCAAACTACCTCGGCTCCACTCAGCTCCTGTCGGAGAGAAATCCATCCAAAAACATCAGGATGATGCAAGCCCAGGAGGCAGTGAGCAGGGTCAAG caGAATCCAGAGGGAGATGCTCAGACTTTGACTGAGGTGGATCTTTTCATCTCAACTCAAAGGATCAAAGTACTCAATGCAGACACCCAG GAGACCATGATGGATAACGCTTTGCGTACCATCTCATACATTGCTGACATCGGGAACATTGTGGTTCTAATGGCAAGACGCCGCATGCCACGCACCGCCTCACAGGACTGTATCGAGACGACCCCCGGAGCCCATGAGGCCAAGAAGCAGTACAAAATGATATGCCACGTATTTGAGTCCGAGGAT GCCCAGCTCATAGCACAGTCCATTGGTCAGGCATTCAGCGTGGCCTACCAGGAATTTCTCAGAGCCAATGGGATCAACCCAGAGGACCTGAGCCAGAAAGAATACAGCGACATCATCAACACACAGGAGATGTACAATGATGACCTCATCCACTTCTCAAACTCAGACAACTGCAAAGAG TTGCAACTGGAGAAGCAGAAGGGGGAGATTCTGGGCATAGTTATCGTGGAGTCTGGCTGGGGCTCTATTCTGCCCACCGTCATCCTGGCAAACATGATGAATGGAGGCCCTGCCGCCCGTTCTGGGAAGCTCAGCATCGGTGACCAGATCATGTCAATCAACAACACCAGTCTGGTGGGGCTGCCTCTCGCCACCTGTCAGGGAATCATCAAG GGCCTGAAAAATCAGGTGCAGGTGAAGCTAAACATTGTTAGCTGCCCTCCTGTAACCACAGTTCTCATTAAGAGACCAGACCTCAAGTACCAACTGGGTTTTAGTGTGCAGAATGGAATT ATCTGTAGTCTAATGCGAGGAGGGATTGCGGAGAGAGGAGGCGTGCGGGTTGGTCATCGTATTATTGAGATAAATGGCCAAAGTGTTGTGGCCACAGCACATGAGAAAATCGTCCAAGCTCTCTCCAATTCTGTTGGCGAG ATCCACATGAAGACTATGCCAGCTGCCATGTTTAGACTCTTAACTGGTCAGGAGACTCCCATGTATATATGA
- the LOC132105433 gene encoding amyloid-beta A4 precursor protein-binding family A member 2-like isoform X1, giving the protein MATEPHTSAPRSCPAPYPDPVHPEEEYEERQDPEVSQHSYHNQEEADLTDSRPATPTTPDHAHRDYHSHPDSLDGDSSSDYVNNTSDEEEDDFDEGLPEEDEGVTYYIRYCPEDDSYLEGMNCNEPEYGHPDGHVKTFPDTDECQERVEEWVEGEADAHGDDGEVRCEVLEQDCDEQLYDGRPEPVLDHHHHQHSPEPHQEQIPPSGEDQEVQDVEGCEGYCPDQEEVLQVGQDRGGYAGDYYATEDNGNSVRVSPYRGHKSTDGETGEEAEEDIDQIVAEIKMSMSMGSLSSGTDQSPEELALDPAPSAYQPETRSKPEPAPTPAPAPAPAPVPSPYPQPHRHDGRPKSLNIPPARHNPELQRNFKVRPHTPEERQRWTQDHVREQVSNSAEQPKKQQRSDLNGSLENNNVPESTKKTASFPSFVDVPGPCEPEDLIDGIIFAANYLGSTQLLSERNPSKNIRMMQAQEAVSRVKRVQKAVKIKKKAQNPEGDAQTLTEVDLFISTQRIKVLNADTQETMMDNALRTISYIADIGNIVVLMARRRMPRTASQDCIETTPGAHEAKKQYKMICHVFESEDAQLIAQSIGQAFSVAYQEFLRANGINPEDLSQKEYSDIINTQEMYNDDLIHFSNSDNCKELQLEKQKGEILGIVIVESGWGSILPTVILANMMNGGPAARSGKLSIGDQIMSINNTSLVGLPLATCQGIIKGLKNQVQVKLNIVSCPPVTTVLIKRPDLKYQLGFSVQNGIICSLMRGGIAERGGVRVGHRIIEINGQSVVATAHEKIVQALSNSVGEIHMKTMPAAMFRLLTGQETPMYI; this is encoded by the exons ATGGCCACAGAGCCTCACACTTCAGCTCCACGCTCCTGCCCAGCCCCGTATCCCGACCCTGTGCACCCTGAGGAGGAGTATGAAGAGCGCCAGGACCCTGAGGTATCCCAACACTCCTACCACAACCAAGAGGAGGCAGATTTGACGGACAGCCGACCAGCCACGCCCACCACTCCAGACCACGCCCACAGAGACTACCACAGCCACCCAGACAGTCTGGATGGAGACTCTAGCTCAGACTATGTCAACAATACATCtgatgaagaagaggatgatTTTGATGAAGGGCTGCCGGAGGAGGATGAAGGTGTGACGTATTATATCCGCTATTGTCCTGAGGATGACAGCTACCTGGAGGGAATGAACTGTAATGAGCCTGAGTACGGACACCCGGACGGTCACGTGAAGACATTTCCGGACACGGATGAGTGCCAGGAAAGGGTTGAGGAATGGGTGGAGGGAGAGGCCGATGCACATGGTGATGATGGAGAAGTGCGTTGTGAAGTACTCGAGCAGGACTGTGACGAGCAGCTGTATGACGGCAGACCCGAGCCTGTCCTcgatcaccaccaccaccaacactCTCCAGAACCCCACCAGGAACAGATTCCGCCCTCCGGTGAAGATCAAGAAGTGCAGGATGTTGAAGGATGTGAGGGCTACTGCCCTGATCAGGAAGAAGTACTGCAGGTGGGGCAAGACAGAGGTGGTTACGCAGGAGACTACTATGCCACAGAGGACAATGGAAACTCTGTACGTGTGTCACCATACAGGGGGCATAAGAGCACAGATGGAGAGACCGGAGAGGAGGCAGAGGAGGATATTGATCAGATAGTAGCTGAGATTAAGATGAGCATGAGTATGGGCAGTCTTAGCAGTGGTACTGATCAGAGTCCAGAGGAATTGGCACTTGATCCAGCACCAAGTGCCTACCAGCCAGAGACACGCTCCAAACCCGAGCCTGCCCCTACCCCTGCCCCTGCCCCAGCCCCAGCTCCAGTCCCTTCCCCATACCCTCAGCCACACCGTCATGACGGCAGACCCAAATCCCTCAACATTCCCCCTGCCAGACACAATCCTGAGCTCCAGAGGAACTTTAAGGTACGACCTCACACACCAGAGGAGAGACAGAGATGGACGCAGGACCACGTGAGAGAGCAG GTGTCTAACAGTGCAGAACAGCCAAAGAAGCAGCAGCGGTCTGATCTCAATGGATCACTGGAGAACAACAATGTCCCTGAG TCAACAAAGAAGACGGCCTCATTTCCCAGCTTCGTGGATG TGCCGGGCCCCTGTGAGCCTGAGGACCTCATTGATGGGATTATCTTCGCCGCAAACTACCTCGGCTCCACTCAGCTCCTGTCGGAGAGAAATCCATCCAAAAACATCAGGATGATGCAAGCCCAGGAGGCAGTGAGCAGGGTCAAG AGGGTACAGAAGGCAGTCAAAATCAAGAAAAAGgcg caGAATCCAGAGGGAGATGCTCAGACTTTGACTGAGGTGGATCTTTTCATCTCAACTCAAAGGATCAAAGTACTCAATGCAGACACCCAG GAGACCATGATGGATAACGCTTTGCGTACCATCTCATACATTGCTGACATCGGGAACATTGTGGTTCTAATGGCAAGACGCCGCATGCCACGCACCGCCTCACAGGACTGTATCGAGACGACCCCCGGAGCCCATGAGGCCAAGAAGCAGTACAAAATGATATGCCACGTATTTGAGTCCGAGGAT GCCCAGCTCATAGCACAGTCCATTGGTCAGGCATTCAGCGTGGCCTACCAGGAATTTCTCAGAGCCAATGGGATCAACCCAGAGGACCTGAGCCAGAAAGAATACAGCGACATCATCAACACACAGGAGATGTACAATGATGACCTCATCCACTTCTCAAACTCAGACAACTGCAAAGAG TTGCAACTGGAGAAGCAGAAGGGGGAGATTCTGGGCATAGTTATCGTGGAGTCTGGCTGGGGCTCTATTCTGCCCACCGTCATCCTGGCAAACATGATGAATGGAGGCCCTGCCGCCCGTTCTGGGAAGCTCAGCATCGGTGACCAGATCATGTCAATCAACAACACCAGTCTGGTGGGGCTGCCTCTCGCCACCTGTCAGGGAATCATCAAG GGCCTGAAAAATCAGGTGCAGGTGAAGCTAAACATTGTTAGCTGCCCTCCTGTAACCACAGTTCTCATTAAGAGACCAGACCTCAAGTACCAACTGGGTTTTAGTGTGCAGAATGGAATT ATCTGTAGTCTAATGCGAGGAGGGATTGCGGAGAGAGGAGGCGTGCGGGTTGGTCATCGTATTATTGAGATAAATGGCCAAAGTGTTGTGGCCACAGCACATGAGAAAATCGTCCAAGCTCTCTCCAATTCTGTTGGCGAG ATCCACATGAAGACTATGCCAGCTGCCATGTTTAGACTCTTAACTGGTCAGGAGACTCCCATGTATATATGA
- the LOC132105433 gene encoding amyloid-beta A4 precursor protein-binding family A member 2-like isoform X2 gives MATEPHTSAPRSCPAPYPDPVHPEEEYEERQDPEVSQHSYHNQEEADLTDSRPATPTTPDHAHRDYHSHPDSLDGDSSSDYVNNTSDEEEDDFDEGLPEEDEGVTYYIRYCPEDDSYLEGMNCNEPEYGHPDGHVKTFPDTDECQERVEEWVEGEADAHGDDGEVRCEVLEQDCDEQLYDGRPEPVLDHHHHQHSPEPHQEQIPPSGEDQEVQDVEGCEGYCPDQEEVLQVGQDRGGYAGDYYATEDNGNSVRVSPYRGHKSTDGETGEEAEEDIDQIVAEIKMSMSMGSLSSGTDQSPEELALDPAPSAYQPETRSKPEPAPTPAPAPAPAPVPSPYPQPHRHDGRPKSLNIPPARHNPELQRNFKVRPHTPEERQRWTQDHVREQVSNSAEQPKKQQRSDLNGSLENNNVPESTKKTASFPSFVDVPGPCEPEDLIDGIIFAANYLGSTQLLSERNPSKNIRMMQAQEAVSRVKRVQKAVKIKKKANPEGDAQTLTEVDLFISTQRIKVLNADTQETMMDNALRTISYIADIGNIVVLMARRRMPRTASQDCIETTPGAHEAKKQYKMICHVFESEDAQLIAQSIGQAFSVAYQEFLRANGINPEDLSQKEYSDIINTQEMYNDDLIHFSNSDNCKELQLEKQKGEILGIVIVESGWGSILPTVILANMMNGGPAARSGKLSIGDQIMSINNTSLVGLPLATCQGIIKGLKNQVQVKLNIVSCPPVTTVLIKRPDLKYQLGFSVQNGIICSLMRGGIAERGGVRVGHRIIEINGQSVVATAHEKIVQALSNSVGEIHMKTMPAAMFRLLTGQETPMYI, from the exons ATGGCCACAGAGCCTCACACTTCAGCTCCACGCTCCTGCCCAGCCCCGTATCCCGACCCTGTGCACCCTGAGGAGGAGTATGAAGAGCGCCAGGACCCTGAGGTATCCCAACACTCCTACCACAACCAAGAGGAGGCAGATTTGACGGACAGCCGACCAGCCACGCCCACCACTCCAGACCACGCCCACAGAGACTACCACAGCCACCCAGACAGTCTGGATGGAGACTCTAGCTCAGACTATGTCAACAATACATCtgatgaagaagaggatgatTTTGATGAAGGGCTGCCGGAGGAGGATGAAGGTGTGACGTATTATATCCGCTATTGTCCTGAGGATGACAGCTACCTGGAGGGAATGAACTGTAATGAGCCTGAGTACGGACACCCGGACGGTCACGTGAAGACATTTCCGGACACGGATGAGTGCCAGGAAAGGGTTGAGGAATGGGTGGAGGGAGAGGCCGATGCACATGGTGATGATGGAGAAGTGCGTTGTGAAGTACTCGAGCAGGACTGTGACGAGCAGCTGTATGACGGCAGACCCGAGCCTGTCCTcgatcaccaccaccaccaacactCTCCAGAACCCCACCAGGAACAGATTCCGCCCTCCGGTGAAGATCAAGAAGTGCAGGATGTTGAAGGATGTGAGGGCTACTGCCCTGATCAGGAAGAAGTACTGCAGGTGGGGCAAGACAGAGGTGGTTACGCAGGAGACTACTATGCCACAGAGGACAATGGAAACTCTGTACGTGTGTCACCATACAGGGGGCATAAGAGCACAGATGGAGAGACCGGAGAGGAGGCAGAGGAGGATATTGATCAGATAGTAGCTGAGATTAAGATGAGCATGAGTATGGGCAGTCTTAGCAGTGGTACTGATCAGAGTCCAGAGGAATTGGCACTTGATCCAGCACCAAGTGCCTACCAGCCAGAGACACGCTCCAAACCCGAGCCTGCCCCTACCCCTGCCCCTGCCCCAGCCCCAGCTCCAGTCCCTTCCCCATACCCTCAGCCACACCGTCATGACGGCAGACCCAAATCCCTCAACATTCCCCCTGCCAGACACAATCCTGAGCTCCAGAGGAACTTTAAGGTACGACCTCACACACCAGAGGAGAGACAGAGATGGACGCAGGACCACGTGAGAGAGCAG GTGTCTAACAGTGCAGAACAGCCAAAGAAGCAGCAGCGGTCTGATCTCAATGGATCACTGGAGAACAACAATGTCCCTGAG TCAACAAAGAAGACGGCCTCATTTCCCAGCTTCGTGGATG TGCCGGGCCCCTGTGAGCCTGAGGACCTCATTGATGGGATTATCTTCGCCGCAAACTACCTCGGCTCCACTCAGCTCCTGTCGGAGAGAAATCCATCCAAAAACATCAGGATGATGCAAGCCCAGGAGGCAGTGAGCAGGGTCAAG AGGGTACAGAAGGCAGTCAAAATCAAGAAAAAGgcg AATCCAGAGGGAGATGCTCAGACTTTGACTGAGGTGGATCTTTTCATCTCAACTCAAAGGATCAAAGTACTCAATGCAGACACCCAG GAGACCATGATGGATAACGCTTTGCGTACCATCTCATACATTGCTGACATCGGGAACATTGTGGTTCTAATGGCAAGACGCCGCATGCCACGCACCGCCTCACAGGACTGTATCGAGACGACCCCCGGAGCCCATGAGGCCAAGAAGCAGTACAAAATGATATGCCACGTATTTGAGTCCGAGGAT GCCCAGCTCATAGCACAGTCCATTGGTCAGGCATTCAGCGTGGCCTACCAGGAATTTCTCAGAGCCAATGGGATCAACCCAGAGGACCTGAGCCAGAAAGAATACAGCGACATCATCAACACACAGGAGATGTACAATGATGACCTCATCCACTTCTCAAACTCAGACAACTGCAAAGAG TTGCAACTGGAGAAGCAGAAGGGGGAGATTCTGGGCATAGTTATCGTGGAGTCTGGCTGGGGCTCTATTCTGCCCACCGTCATCCTGGCAAACATGATGAATGGAGGCCCTGCCGCCCGTTCTGGGAAGCTCAGCATCGGTGACCAGATCATGTCAATCAACAACACCAGTCTGGTGGGGCTGCCTCTCGCCACCTGTCAGGGAATCATCAAG GGCCTGAAAAATCAGGTGCAGGTGAAGCTAAACATTGTTAGCTGCCCTCCTGTAACCACAGTTCTCATTAAGAGACCAGACCTCAAGTACCAACTGGGTTTTAGTGTGCAGAATGGAATT ATCTGTAGTCTAATGCGAGGAGGGATTGCGGAGAGAGGAGGCGTGCGGGTTGGTCATCGTATTATTGAGATAAATGGCCAAAGTGTTGTGGCCACAGCACATGAGAAAATCGTCCAAGCTCTCTCCAATTCTGTTGGCGAG ATCCACATGAAGACTATGCCAGCTGCCATGTTTAGACTCTTAACTGGTCAGGAGACTCCCATGTATATATGA
- the LOC132105433 gene encoding amyloid-beta A4 precursor protein-binding family A member 2-like isoform X4, producing the protein MATEPHTSAPRSCPAPYPDPVHPEEEYEERQDPEVSQHSYHNQEEADLTDSRPATPTTPDHAHRDYHSHPDSLDGDSSSDYVNNTSDEEEDDFDEGLPEEDEGVTYYIRYCPEDDSYLEGMNCNEPEYGHPDGHVKTFPDTDECQERVEEWVEGEADAHGDDGEVRCEVLEQDCDEQLYDGRPEPVLDHHHHQHSPEPHQEQIPPSGEDQEVQDVEGCEGYCPDQEEVLQVGQDRGGYAGDYYATEDNGNSVRVSPYRGHKSTDGETGEEAEEDIDQIVAEIKMSMSMGSLSSGTDQSPEELALDPAPSAYQPETRSKPEPAPTPAPAPAPAPVPSPYPQPHRHDGRPKSLNIPPARHNPELQRNFKVRPHTPEERQRWTQDHVREQVSNSAEQPKKQQRSDLNGSLENNNVPESTKKTASFPSFVDVPGPCEPEDLIDGIIFAANYLGSTQLLSERNPSKNIRMMQAQEAVSRVKNPEGDAQTLTEVDLFISTQRIKVLNADTQETMMDNALRTISYIADIGNIVVLMARRRMPRTASQDCIETTPGAHEAKKQYKMICHVFESEDAQLIAQSIGQAFSVAYQEFLRANGINPEDLSQKEYSDIINTQEMYNDDLIHFSNSDNCKELQLEKQKGEILGIVIVESGWGSILPTVILANMMNGGPAARSGKLSIGDQIMSINNTSLVGLPLATCQGIIKGLKNQVQVKLNIVSCPPVTTVLIKRPDLKYQLGFSVQNGIICSLMRGGIAERGGVRVGHRIIEINGQSVVATAHEKIVQALSNSVGEIHMKTMPAAMFRLLTGQETPMYI; encoded by the exons ATGGCCACAGAGCCTCACACTTCAGCTCCACGCTCCTGCCCAGCCCCGTATCCCGACCCTGTGCACCCTGAGGAGGAGTATGAAGAGCGCCAGGACCCTGAGGTATCCCAACACTCCTACCACAACCAAGAGGAGGCAGATTTGACGGACAGCCGACCAGCCACGCCCACCACTCCAGACCACGCCCACAGAGACTACCACAGCCACCCAGACAGTCTGGATGGAGACTCTAGCTCAGACTATGTCAACAATACATCtgatgaagaagaggatgatTTTGATGAAGGGCTGCCGGAGGAGGATGAAGGTGTGACGTATTATATCCGCTATTGTCCTGAGGATGACAGCTACCTGGAGGGAATGAACTGTAATGAGCCTGAGTACGGACACCCGGACGGTCACGTGAAGACATTTCCGGACACGGATGAGTGCCAGGAAAGGGTTGAGGAATGGGTGGAGGGAGAGGCCGATGCACATGGTGATGATGGAGAAGTGCGTTGTGAAGTACTCGAGCAGGACTGTGACGAGCAGCTGTATGACGGCAGACCCGAGCCTGTCCTcgatcaccaccaccaccaacactCTCCAGAACCCCACCAGGAACAGATTCCGCCCTCCGGTGAAGATCAAGAAGTGCAGGATGTTGAAGGATGTGAGGGCTACTGCCCTGATCAGGAAGAAGTACTGCAGGTGGGGCAAGACAGAGGTGGTTACGCAGGAGACTACTATGCCACAGAGGACAATGGAAACTCTGTACGTGTGTCACCATACAGGGGGCATAAGAGCACAGATGGAGAGACCGGAGAGGAGGCAGAGGAGGATATTGATCAGATAGTAGCTGAGATTAAGATGAGCATGAGTATGGGCAGTCTTAGCAGTGGTACTGATCAGAGTCCAGAGGAATTGGCACTTGATCCAGCACCAAGTGCCTACCAGCCAGAGACACGCTCCAAACCCGAGCCTGCCCCTACCCCTGCCCCTGCCCCAGCCCCAGCTCCAGTCCCTTCCCCATACCCTCAGCCACACCGTCATGACGGCAGACCCAAATCCCTCAACATTCCCCCTGCCAGACACAATCCTGAGCTCCAGAGGAACTTTAAGGTACGACCTCACACACCAGAGGAGAGACAGAGATGGACGCAGGACCACGTGAGAGAGCAG GTGTCTAACAGTGCAGAACAGCCAAAGAAGCAGCAGCGGTCTGATCTCAATGGATCACTGGAGAACAACAATGTCCCTGAG TCAACAAAGAAGACGGCCTCATTTCCCAGCTTCGTGGATG TGCCGGGCCCCTGTGAGCCTGAGGACCTCATTGATGGGATTATCTTCGCCGCAAACTACCTCGGCTCCACTCAGCTCCTGTCGGAGAGAAATCCATCCAAAAACATCAGGATGATGCAAGCCCAGGAGGCAGTGAGCAGGGTCAAG AATCCAGAGGGAGATGCTCAGACTTTGACTGAGGTGGATCTTTTCATCTCAACTCAAAGGATCAAAGTACTCAATGCAGACACCCAG GAGACCATGATGGATAACGCTTTGCGTACCATCTCATACATTGCTGACATCGGGAACATTGTGGTTCTAATGGCAAGACGCCGCATGCCACGCACCGCCTCACAGGACTGTATCGAGACGACCCCCGGAGCCCATGAGGCCAAGAAGCAGTACAAAATGATATGCCACGTATTTGAGTCCGAGGAT GCCCAGCTCATAGCACAGTCCATTGGTCAGGCATTCAGCGTGGCCTACCAGGAATTTCTCAGAGCCAATGGGATCAACCCAGAGGACCTGAGCCAGAAAGAATACAGCGACATCATCAACACACAGGAGATGTACAATGATGACCTCATCCACTTCTCAAACTCAGACAACTGCAAAGAG TTGCAACTGGAGAAGCAGAAGGGGGAGATTCTGGGCATAGTTATCGTGGAGTCTGGCTGGGGCTCTATTCTGCCCACCGTCATCCTGGCAAACATGATGAATGGAGGCCCTGCCGCCCGTTCTGGGAAGCTCAGCATCGGTGACCAGATCATGTCAATCAACAACACCAGTCTGGTGGGGCTGCCTCTCGCCACCTGTCAGGGAATCATCAAG GGCCTGAAAAATCAGGTGCAGGTGAAGCTAAACATTGTTAGCTGCCCTCCTGTAACCACAGTTCTCATTAAGAGACCAGACCTCAAGTACCAACTGGGTTTTAGTGTGCAGAATGGAATT ATCTGTAGTCTAATGCGAGGAGGGATTGCGGAGAGAGGAGGCGTGCGGGTTGGTCATCGTATTATTGAGATAAATGGCCAAAGTGTTGTGGCCACAGCACATGAGAAAATCGTCCAAGCTCTCTCCAATTCTGTTGGCGAG ATCCACATGAAGACTATGCCAGCTGCCATGTTTAGACTCTTAACTGGTCAGGAGACTCCCATGTATATATGA